Within the Mycobacterium gordonae genome, the region GTTGGGAGGGTGACGTCCCCGGGATGAATTACGACGCTTCGCTCGGTGCGCCGTGTGACAACTACGAACGGTTCATCTTCGGACGCGGCCCCAGTGGCCAGGCTGAGGCCTGTCATTTCCCGCCACCCAACCAGTTCCCGGCGGCCACCACCGGCTACTGGGTCATTTCGTACCCGCTTCGCGGTGTCCAGCAGATCGGCGCGCCGTGCCCCGGCCCCAAGGTCGCGGCCCAGTCGCCGGCCGGTCTGCCGATGCTGTGCCTGGGCGCCCAGGGCTGGCAGGAGGGCTGGTTCACCGGGGCCGGGTTCTTCCCGCCTGATCTGAGCGACTGACCCGATGGCGGACGCCCCGATTCCGCGATGGTTGCGATTCGTCTTGGCGTCCGACCGTGCCGGTTCTGCGTGGTACGTCGGCACCGGGTTCTTCTTCGCACCCGTGCTGGCCGGACTGTCGCCCTGGCCGGCGGTGACCACCGTGCTGTGGTGGGTTATCGGACTGGCAGGATTGTGGCTCGGTCTACTCGGAATTGCGATGGCCGCCGGGCTGGCGCGGGTACTGCGGTCCGGCGGCGAGATTTCCGAAGACTATTGGCGCACTCTCGTCGACTACTGACTCCGGCGCCTACTGTCATACTCAACGTCCGCCACCGAACGTCACAGAACGCCGATGAATAGGAGATTCACCATGGCCTTCGATCCCAAAGATGCCGTCGACGCCGTCCGCGACATCGCCACCAACGCCGTCGAGAAAGCATCCGACATCGTCGAGCACGCCAGCGACATCATCCGCGGCGACATCGCCGGGGGCGCCAGCGGCATCGTGCAGAACTCCATCGAGATCGGGACGCACGCCGTCGACCGGGTAAAAGAGGTCTTCACCGGCAAGGACGACGACCTGGACTGAGAGTCCTAGATGGCGGCGGCGGCATTCAGTTCGTCGAGCCGGGTCGTTGCCTCCAGGTACTCCTGTACCCAGCGCTCGATGACGGCGGAGGTCTTCTCCACCTTCTGGAACTGACCGACGACCTGCCCGACCGGGTTGAATGCCACGTCGACCGACTCGTTGGGATAGCGGTTGGTGGCCCGCACCGCCATGCCGGAAACCATGTACTGCAACGGCATTCCCAACGGCTTGGGGTTGTCCGGCTGCTCCCATGCCTCGGTCCAGTCGTTACGCAGCATCCGGGCCGGCTTGCCGGTGAACGAACGGCTGCGCACGGTGTCGCGGCTGCCCGCCTTGATGTAAGCGGCCTGCTGAACCGGAGTGTTCGAGGACTCCTCGACCATCAGCCACTGCGAACCGGTCCATGCGCCCTGGGCGCCCAGCGCCAACGCCGCGGCGATCTGCTGGCCGCTGCCGATGCCGCCGGCGGCCAGCACGGGAACCGGCGCCACCTCCTTGACGACCTGCGGCCACAACACAATTGAGCCGACCTCGCCACAGTGGCCACCGGCCTCGCCGCCCTGGGCGATGATGATGTCGACGCCCGCATCGGCGTGCTTGCGGGCCTGCGACGGCGAACCGCACAACGCCGCCACCTTGCGCCCCTCAGCATGAATGTGCTTGATCATCTCCGCCGGGGGAGTGCCCAGCGCATTGGCGATCATCGTCACCTTCGGGTGCTTGAGCGCAACCTCCACCTGGGGGGTGGCGGTGGCCTCAGTCCAGCCCAGCAGCTGCAGGCTGTCACCGTCGCTGTCCTCGACCGGCACGCCGTGGTCGGCAAGGATCTTCTTACCGAAGTCGAGGTGATCCTGCGGCACCATCTTGCGCAGCGTCTCGGCGAGCTCCTCGGCCGACAGGTGGGCATCCATGCCCTCGTACTTATTCGGGATGACGATGTCCACACCATAGGGGTGGTCGCCGATGTTCTCGTCGATCCAGTTCAGTTCGATCTCGAGCTGTTCGGGGGTGAAGCCGACAGCGCCCAGCACCCCGAACCCGCCGGCTTTGCTGACAGCGACGACGACATCGCGGCAATGGGTGAAAGCGAAGATCGGGAACTCGATACCGAGTTCATCGCATAGGGCGGTGTGCATGCCTACTCCTGTGGGGCGCGGGACCGATGCAATAATTGAAACGTGTTCTAGTTTAATACCAATCTCGTCGACCAGGCCAGCCAGGTCTGGCGCGCTGCGACTAGGCCCCTTCAGACAACCAGCCCGTATGCCACCCGCAGCGCCACAAAGGCGAGCATGCACGCGAAGCACAGCAGGTGATCGCGGCAGACTGCCCGCGCCAGGTGAGTCTGCACGTCCGGCGGATCGATGCGGCTGCCCAACCGAACCGCACTGGGGACGGTGTGCACCAGGGCCACCACCACCGGAATGGCTGCCGCACCGGCCGATGCCACCAGTAACCACACCGGTTCGCGACCGTAGGCTGCCTCAAAGCCCAACGCGCTCAACAAGATCAGCATCACCATTGCAATGAACCGGCCCATCGGCTGGGACGTGGTCGTGGCCCGGCGGTAGTAGCCCGCGATCGACGCCAGTAGTGGCTCGGGCAGTTCGGCGCCGGCCTCGCGATGTCCAAGCACCTGGACATCGAAGATCAGGTCCATCCACACCACGGCGAGTAAAAACCCGCCACAAGCCGTCAGCAGCGGTGTCATCGCGTGCCCACCTTCTCCGCGCGTCGAAAGACTAGCCTCCGTATTGTTTCGTAACTCGGACAAACCTCGGGCGCGGCCTGCGGTAAACCGCCGGGACACACCCGGGCGCCGGCGCTCGATTAGAACAGGTTCTCGCGACCGTTCGACATCAGCGCCGCCACCGATAGCTCAGCCGAATGGCGCCCAGAACAGCACCCAGCACGACGGCCACCACCACCGCCTGCATCGCGTAGATGGCGAAGAGGTTGGCGTTGAGCCCGCCCGCGTCGCCGACGCATTGGAAGTTCACCCGGGTGTTCGACCGTCTGGACATGTCGGTCAACCTCGCGGTGTTGTACGCCAGGTGGCTCCCGCTGCCGCAGACGAAGAAACCCGTCCACAGCGCGCTGGCGGGAGCCAGTCCGATCACCGCCGCCGCACCTCCTGCAGAGATTCCGCACAGCAGTGCGATCTTGACGGGGATATCTCCGAAGCGTCGTCTACCCACGGGCAGATCCTCGCACTTCGCCGGCCCTCACCACGACATCTTGATCAGCGTGCGGCAGCGCGGGTAGCGTAGGGTTGTCAATTACGAACCGTAGCGTAGCGTAATTGCATCCACCGAAAGGATCGCGTTCGATGCGCAGCCGGTACGCCGGAGAACCCTTCACCACGTCCACACCCGAGATCGCCGCCGCACTGCAGGACGTCAGCGTCCCGACCTTGCTGCTGTCGTTGGTCCACATCACCGGCGATCCCCGCTACATGCGCGACTTCAAGCAGATGGGTCTGTTCCTCAACGAGGTACAGGGTTTCATGTCCGATGACGACAAGGACCGGGCACGGGCCGAAGCGCTTGCGGTGCTGACCGACTACCGCGACCGTGGCTGTCCGGAACCGCCGCCGCTGAGTGACGACGTCATCCGGGAAATGATGGATTGGGCGGCCTGCGAACACGTTCCCGACGACTACCTGCCCCTGGCGCGGGAGGAGATGGACCTCGAGGGAGTCGATCCGCGCCGTCCGGCGGCCCTACCTCGGGACAGCGCAGCGGATTTCCCGGTGCTGGTGATCGGTTGCGGAGAATCGGGCATCCTGGCCGGAATCCGGCTCAAACAGGCCAACATCCCGTTCACCATCGTCGAGAAGAACGCCGGACCCGGCGGAACCTGGTGGGAGAACAGCTATCCCGGCGCCCGGGTGGACGTCGCCAACCATTTCTATTGTTACAGCTTCGAACCCAACAACGAGTGGACCCATTTCTTCGCCGAACAACCCGAGTTGCAGAGCTACTTCGCCGCGGTATTGGCCAGGCACGATCTGGGCGGCACCGTCCGTTGGCGGACCGAGGTCCTGGGCGCGCAATGGGACGACGAGGCGGGTGTGTGGAACGTGGCGCTACGCGGCGCCGACGGCGCGGTCAGCACGGCGCGGGCGCGCGCGGTCATCACGGCGGTGGGTCAGCTGAATCGGCCGCGCCTTCCCGACTTTGCGGGCGCGGACACTTTTGCGGGACCGTCGTTTCACTCCGCGGCCTGGGATCACTCGGTGGACCTGACCGGTAAGCGGGTCGCCCTCGTCGGCGCCGGGGCGAGCGGATTCCAGATCGCGCCGGCGATCGCGGGGGACGTCTCGCATCTGACGGTGTTCCAGCGCACCGCGCAATGGATGTTTCCCAACCCGATGTATCACGACGAAGTCGGCGACGGTGTGCGCTGGGCGATGCGCCATGTGCCGTACTACGGACGGTGGTACCGGTTTCTGCTGTTGTGGCCGGGCGCCGACAAGGGCCTGGACGCGGCGCGCGGCGACCCGAACTACGCCGACCAGGACTACGCGGTCAGTGAGATCAACGCCGCGGCCCGGATGATGTTCAGCCAGTGGATCACCAGCCAGCTTCCGGAGGGCTCCGAGTTGCTGACCAAGGTACTGCCGGACTACCCGGCCACCGGCAAGCGCACGTTGCAGGACAACGGCAGTTGGCTGCGGACGCTGCAACGCGACAACGTCGAGTTGGTGCGGACACCGATCCAGCGGATCACCCCGGGCGGCATCGTCACCGAAGACGGCGTGACACACGACGTCGACATCATCGTGTACGCCACCGGATTTCGGCACACCGACGTGTTGTGGCCGCTGAAGATCACCGGCCGCAACGGGATCGACCTTCATGAGCTGTGGGGAAGCCGGCCGTACGCACACCTGGGGATCACTGTGCCCGGATTCCCCAACCTGTTCCTGCTCTACGGGCCGGGCACGCACCTGGCCCACGGGGGCAGCCTGATCTTCCAATCCGAACTGCAGATGCGCTATATCAATCAGTGTCTGCAGCACATGGCCGAGGAACACATCACCGCGCTGGAGCCCACCGCCGAGGCGGCCGAGCGGTGGCATCAGCGGACCCAGGCCGAGATCAAGCAGATGGTCTGGTCGCACCCGGCCGTCAAGCATTCGTACTTCAAGAACGCCGACGGCGAGATCCACACCGTCAGCCCGTGGCGCCTCAACGAATACTGGGCCGCGGTGCGCGAACCGAAGTGGTCCGATTTCGTTCTGCGACAGGAGAACTGAGCCCATGCGCACGGTAGTCATCGACGGGCCGGCCAGCATCCGGGTGGACACCCGTCCCGACCCCACGCTGACCGGGCCGGACGGCGTGATCGTCGCGGTGCGGGCCGCCGGCATCTGCGGATCAGACCTGCACTTCTACGAGGGTGACTACCCGCTGGCCGAGCCCGTGCCGCTGGGCCACGAAGCCGTCGGCACCGTCGTCGACGCCGGCCCCGACGTGCGATCGGTCAACGTCGGCGACGAAGTGCTGGTGTCCTCGGTGGCCGGGTGCGGCAGGTGCCCGGGGTGCGCCACCAACGACCCGGTGATGTGTTACTCGGGTCTGCAGATCTTCGGCGGTGGTGTGCTTCCCGGGGCTCAAACAGATCTGCTCGCCGTGCACGCGGCCGACTTCCAGGTGCGGAGAATTCCCGAGGGTATCAGCACCGAACAGGCGTTACTGCTCACCGACAATCTGGCGACCGGCTGGGCGGCGGCCCAGCGAGCGGACATTCCGCTGGGCGGCACCGTGGCGGTCATCGGCCTGGGGGCGGTCGGTCTGTGCGCGCTCCGTAGCGCGTTCGCCCAGGGCGCCGCAACGGTTTTCGCGGTCGATCGGGTGGCGGGCCGGCTGCAGCGCGCCGTCGATTGGGGCGCGACGCCAGTGGCGTCGTCGACGGTGGAGACGATCCTGGCCGCCACCGGTGGCCGCGGGGCGGACGCGGTGATCGATGCCGTCGCAACTGACGCATCCCTGACCGACGCGCTGTATGCGGTGCGGCCGGGCGGCACCGTCTCGGTGGTCGGTGTGCACGACCTGCAGCCATTCCCCTTCCCGGCGTTGGCCTGCCTGATCCGCAGCATCACCGTGCGATGGACCACTGCGCCGGTGCAACGCACCTGGCCGGAGTTGATTCCGTTGCTGCAGTCGGGTCGGCTGGATGTCGATGGCATTTTCACCAGCACGCTGCCGCTCGACGAAGCGGCCAGGGGCTACGCGACCGCCGCGGCGCGTTCCGGTGACGACGTGAAGATCCTGTTGACGCCGTAGCCCGGTGTGGCAGCATGGCCTCATGCGCTGTGCCGCAATTCAACTCGACGCGGCGCCGGCCGACGTTGACGCGAACCTTGCCACCGTGGAACGTCTGGTCGAAGACGCCGTCGCCGCGGGTGCGCAAACCATCGCGTTGCCGGAGTTCTTCACCACCGGCATCGGTTTCTGGCCCGAACTTGCCGACGCGGCACAGCCGGTCGACGGCAAGGCCACGGAACTGCTCCTGGCTTTGGCGCGTCGCCACGAGGTGATGATCGGCGGCTCGTTGCTGATCCGCGACACCGACGGAGACGTGCGCAATGCGTATCTGGTTGTGACGTCGGAAGGCGTGGCCGGCCGACACGACAAGGATCTTCCGACGATGTGGGAGAACGCTTTCTACATCGGCGGGCATGACGACGGAGTGATTGACGCCGGTGGGCTGACGGTAGGCGCCGCGGTGTGCTGGGAACTGATGCGCACCCAGACGGTGCGTCGCTTACGTGGTCGCATAGACCTGGCGATGACGGGTTCGGGCTGGTGGTCGATCCCCGACTGGTGGCCCCGAGCGGCTTTTCGCCGCCTGGAACAACGCAACGCGTCGACGGCCTGGCAGGCGGCGGCAACCTTCGCCGGTTACGTGGGTGCCCCGATTCTGCATGCGGCACACGCGGGCACCGTGCGGTGCCGGATGCCGTGGTTGCCGTTGCGGTATGCGGGCCGGTTCGAGGGCGGCACCATGATCGTCGCCGCCGACGGGACTGTGCTAGGTTCGCTCACCGACGGTGAAGGGGTTGTGGTCGCGGACATATCGGTGGGGCGTTGCGCTCCTCGTTCGGCTGTGCCGGAACGGTTTTGGCTGCATCCGCGAGGAGCGCTGCAATCCGCCGTGTGGCACTACCAACGCGTGCACGGTCGCCGCTATTACCGACGGCACGTGGCCGTCTCTTGACGGTTCAGCGGGTGGCGGTCACGTACTGCGAGCGCATGAAGCTGTCGATCTTCACGTCCACCGGCGGCGGGGTGAGCCCGTAACCGGCTTGCAGATTCAGTGTGTTCCGGACGGGCTCGACAGACCAGCCATGGTCTCGCAGCCACTGCGCTGGGTCCGCTGGGTTGTCGTAGGTCAGCGCGGAGAAGTCGACATCGCCGGACATGTTGACGCCGGGGTGCGCCCGTTCCAGTTCAGCGAGTTGGTCGTGGTCCAGACGGGAACCCAGCGCGCCGGTGGCAACCCGACTGTCCGGTGCGCTGTTTGCGTGGATCTGAGCGAACAGCGCTTCCTGGGCGTCGCCGGTCAGGTAGGGCAGCAGTCCCTCCACCGACCAGGCGGTGGGGACTCGAGGGTCGAAGCCGGCCTTGATGAGTTCGGCAGTCCAGTCGGTGCGCAGATCCGCCGCGACCTCGACCCGGCGCCCCTTGGGTTCGGCGCCGAGTCCGTCAAGCACCCGTGCTTTGAATTCGAGTACCTTCGGCAAGTCGACTTCGAAAACCGTTGCGTCTGAGGGCCAGTCGAGGCGGTATGGCCGCGAGTCCAGGCCCGCCGCGACGATCACCGCCTGCTCGATGCCGGTTTCACCGGCGTTGGTGAAGAAGTCGTCGAAGAAGCGGGTCTGCACGCCGTACAGACGCGGGAAGGTGGTCTCGTCTTCGGAGGTGCCCGGGTCCTTGAGCAGCCCGGTCAGGTAGGGGTCGCCGGTCGCGGTGATGAAATGCTGTGCATAGTCGTCGCGCACCAACGGCTTTGCGCTCAGGGCGTGCACCGCGCGCCAACCCGCGACGAGCAGCGCGGTGTAGCCGACACCGCTGACAATGTCCCACTGGTCGTCGTCGGAACGGAGGGATCCAAATGAGGGTGTCGTCATACAGCAAACGTACCCGTCATAGCTCCAGCAAAACTGTCACGGGCCCATCGTTGGTCAGTTCCACCCGCATATGCGCACCGAAGGTACCCGTCTCTACGCGTGCGCCTCGTGCGCGGAGCGCATCGGCAAAGGCGGCCACGAGCGGCTCAGCAACGGGCCTGGGTGCCGCGGCGTTCCAGGAGGGCCGCCGGCCCTTGGCGGTGTTGGCGTACAAGGTGAACTGGCTGACCACCAGGATCGGCGCGCCGACGTCGGACGCGGACTTCTCGTCGTCGAGAATCCTTAGCGTCCACAGCTTTTCGGCAAGACGTCGAGCCTGGTCGGCTGCGTCGCTGTGGGTGACGCCGACGAAGGCGAGCAAGCCCTGACCCGCGGGCCGGATGGCGCCGACGACTTCATCGTCCACCAGCACCGCCGCCGAGGAGACCCGCTGCACCAACACCCGCATGAGCGTCGATGCTGCCACGTCAGGGGTGAGTAGGCTCGTGAGGTGTCTGTGCTGGTTGCGTTTTCAGTCACCCCAATAGGCGTGGGGGAGGCCGTCGGCGACATCGTCGCCGAGGCCGTCCGGGTGGTTCGTGAATCGGGATTGCCCAACAAGACGGATTCGATGTTCACCGTGATCGAAGGTGACAGCTGGGCGGAAGTGATGGCTGTGGTGCAACGGGCGGTGGAGGCGGTGGCCGCGCGGGCGCCCCGGGTGAGCACCGTGATCAAGGCCGACGTGCGTGCCGGAGCAACCGATGCGATGACGCAGAAGGTTCAGTCCGTCGAGCGGTATCTGTCCGGTAGCTAACCCTGGATGGCAGCGGTGAACGCTTATTCCGCGGCCTCGCCGTGAACTGCGAACACGCCACGGTTCAGTTCTTGCGGTTGGTGCGGCGGACGGCGTCGACCATCAATCGTGCCCTCACGCAACGGGAAGCCGCCGACCCCGGCGCCGAAGGCGACCAGCGCCCGCGATCGGCAACCCAGTTCGTCGGCCTTGCAGAGCCTCGACGCTGACGCGCGGCTGACGATGTCGGCTGAGGTGGGGCCGCCGAGCTCCATTGTCGCGGCGTGGATCACGTAGCGCGCAGCCATGCCACCAGCGGTGGTTTCACTCGCCTCGCCCCGGCCGATCGGCGCCTTCTCGTCAGATTCGCGCTGGACCGCCCGACTGCCGCCGCGGGCGATGGCCGCCGCCATAACGCAGCCGGGTGTTGGCACCGTTGGCGATGGCGTCAACGTCGAGTTGGGTGATGTCGGCGTCGCGCACCTCGAGTTCGATCATGTGGACATTGTCGCTCGATGACAGCCCGCGCGCCGCCCGGGTAGGCCACCACAGCAATTCATGACGGCTCGGTCGAAACGTCGTTCTAGAATATTCTTGCATTCTGCCGCAGCCGCAGGGTTCTCGCTCTTGGCCATTTCCACCAGTAGGGTCGACAACTGTCCGGACGCATCGCGAGTGAAGCATGAAATGTTGAGATAGGTTGCAGCAGGCAGCTTTTAGCGCTTTGCGTATCGCGCCACCAGCCCAATCGTGAATATTGGAATGCAATTCTTGTTTATCGAATTTCCGGCGGACTGAAGGCTCGCGTATTAAATTGGCGCTCCGCCGGAAATTTTTCCCGGTCGTAAACAAGACAGCGCCTGCCGCTTCACTTCGAGGTGGCCAGACCGGGAGCAGCACCATGTCGTATGTCGTCGCAGTACCGGAGCATTTGACCGCCGCGGCGGCGCACGTGGAGCGAATTGGGTCGGCGTTGAGGCCGGCCGAGCTGATGGCTGCGGCGCCGATCACGAGGGTGTTGGCCGCCGCGGGTGATGAGGTGTCGACCGCGATCGCCGCACTGTTTTCCGGCCACGGCCGCGCCTACCAGGCTGTCGGTGCCCAGGCGGCAGCCTTCGAGGCCTCGTTCACCCGTGCGTTGAGCGGCGCTTCGGTGTCCTACGCAACCGCTGATGCGGCCGCTGCCTCATCGTTGCAGGCCCTCAATCAGCAGGCATGGGATGTGCTCAATGCCCCCGTGAAGGCGATGGCGGGCCGCCCGCTGATCGGTAACGGCGCCGAGGGAGCGCCGGGGACCGGTCAAGCCGGCGGTGCAGGCGGAATCCTGTTAGGAAATGGCGGCAACGGCGGGTCAGGCGCGCCCGGACAGGCCGGGGGCGCCGGCGGCGCGGCCGGACTGCTGGGTTCGGGCGGCACCGGCGGGAGCGGCGGGATCGGCGGCGGGGCCGGCGGTGTGGGCGGCGCCGGCGGATGGCTGTGGGGCAACGGGGGAGCCGGCGGTGCCGGCGGAATCGGCGCCGTTGGCGGGAACGGCGGCGCGGGCGGAGTCGGCGGCAACGCATGGTTGCACGGCAACGGCGGAGCCGGCGGCGTGGGTGGAGCCGGCGCTGCCGGCGCCGTCGGCACTCCGGGCGACCCGGGCACCGTGTCCGCCGCCGGTGGCACCGGCGGCGCCGGGGGCCACGGCGGGATCGGCGGAGCCGGGGGTAACGCAGGCGTGCTCTCCGGCGCGGGTGGGGCCGGCGGCCAGGGCGGAGCGGGCGGGGCGGGCGGCACGGGTGGTATCGGGGGCGCCGGCTGGCACGCGACCACCCCCGGGGCGACCGGCGGAACCGGGGGCGACAGCGGCGCGGGCGGAGCAGGCGGTGACGGCGGAATGGGCGGCGCCGGCGGGCGGGGCTCGTCGACAGGCCCCGCCGGGGCCAACGGCAACGGCGGCGCCGGCGGGACAGGAGGCAACGCGGGGATACCCGGCAATGGCGGCACCGGCGGTACGGGCAACGCCACCGCCCCCGATGGCGGCGCGGGCGGCAACGGAGGTAACCCGGGCGCGGTAGGCATGGGCGGCGCGGGCGGGCCCGCCGGGGGACTCGGCGCCTTCGCCGGAGCCAGCGGCGCGGCCGGAGCCATCATCTCCGGCAACGGCGGGCAAGGCGGTGCCGGCGGCCACGGCTTTGACGCATCACTGGCGCCGTCCGGCACCCCGGGCGGCAAGGGCGGCCACGGCGGAGCGGGTGGCCTCTACGGGGGTGGTGGCGCTGGCGGGAGCGGCGGCGACGCTGCTCCTGGTGCTTCGGCGGCCGGCGGCCACGGCGGGTACGGCGGGTACGGCGGTGACAGCGGAGCATTCGGCGGCAGAGGCGGCGACGGCGGTGACGGAGGCAACGGCGCCGGCGGTGGCCCCGGCGGCGCCGGCGGTGTCGGCGGCACGGGGACCAACTCCGGAACCGGGGACGCTGTGGGCGGCGCCGGCGGCCGCGGCGGCGACGGCGGCCCAACCGGAGTCGGTGGAGTTGGCGGTAACGGCGGCGAGGCGCGTGCTGAGGGCTCTTTGTCGACGGGCACGGCCACCTCGGGTGACGGCGGGGCGGGCGGTGCTGGCACCGTCGGCGGAAACGGCGGCGCAGGCGGTGCCGCGCGGAACGATGGGCTCGGCCACGTCAACGGCGGCACCGGCGGCGCGGGCGGTACCGGGAGCGTGGGTGGCGGCGGGCTTGGTGGTGATGGCGGCAGCGTGACCGTCACCAACACCGCATCGACAGTCAACGTCGTCGGGGGCGACGGCGGAGCCGGTGGTTCGGGCGTGGACAACGAAGACTTCGCCAGCGGACGCGGTGGCAGGGGCGGCAGCGCGGGCACCTACAGCGACGTCGACACCACTTTCGCCATCGGCGGCAAGGGCGGTGCTGGCGGCAACGCCACCACCGGCAAGGGTGGGATGGGCGGCGTCGGCGGTCTGGGCGTCCACTTCGGCGCCGGGACCGCTGTCGGCGGGAACGGCGGAGTCGCAGGTGTAGGACCCGGCGGTGCCGGATGGGGCGGTTCCGGCGGAAGGGGATTCAACAGCGGGACCGGTGGCGCCATCGGCGGCGCGGGTGCGGACGGCGTCAGCGGCGGAAACACCGTTGCCGGCGGGGCAGCGGGAAGCGGGGGCCTGGCGTGGGTCGTCAATAACGACGCCACGGGCAGCGCCATCGGGGGCGCTGGCGGCCGGGGCGGGGACGGGACCGTGGGCGGCGACGGCGGCAACGGCGGCGCGGCCTTCCAGGAGGGAATGGGCATGGCTGCGGCCGGCAACGGCGGGGCCGGCGGCCGCGGTTCGAATGGCACCGGAGGCACAGGTGGAATCGGCGGCAACGCCGAAATCAAGAACCAGATGTCGAGCGCCGACGCTGTCGCCGGCGACGGCGGCACCGGCGGGGCCGGCACCACCGGCGGGGCCGGCGGCGCCGGCGGGACGGCTTTCACCAACGGAACCGGCGGTGCCATCGACGGAGCCGACGGGGTAGGTGGCACCAGCACCGGCTAGGACGACGCGGCCGGCGGTGGCCGACTCGGCAGGGTATAGCTTGCGGGGCCACGCTGCTCGGGCGAGGATGCCGTCGCCTTCTCACCCTCGGCCGGTGCGCGTAGGGTCAACCGAATTGCATCGGGCAAACCACCAGGAGGCAGCACAATGTCCACGTCCTCGGCTTACACATCGGTGCGGATCTCATGACCGAACCGACAGACGACGCCGTCCGCGGTGGTGATGGTGGCCGGGGTGGCGCCGGCGGTGCCGGCGGTCGCGGGGGCGCGGGTGGCCGAGGCGGTGCCGGAGGTCGCGGCGGTGACGGTGGTCGCGGTGGCGATGGGGGACCAGGTGGCGCCGGCGGGCCGGGCGGGGCCGGAGGTGAACCCGGCCGCGGTGGTGAACCCGGCCGCGGTGGTGAACCCGGTCAACCGGGCGAGCCGGGGCAGCCGGGGCAGCCAGGGCAACCGGGGCAGCCGGGGCGGCCTGGCTAATCGTTCGTGACGGTCAGCCGGGTCTGACCGTGTGGCGCTCAGGCGCCCTTCCGTTGAGACGTGTCCTTGGCTGCCGCGGCACGATTTTCCGCCGCAGCAGCCCTGCGGTGCGACGCGTGCCGCGCCTTGTGCAACGCGCCGCCCACCGTCGTCTCTGCACGCGGCCACCGATTATCTGTATTGCCAGCCGCTGATCTTGCGAACACATATTTGAGTCGGGTTTGCATTGTTCTTGAGTTGTCGATTGAACCATCCCGACAACATCGAAAATTATTCTGTCATAATAATAAATTCATTTGAGGCATCGAATCGCCGCCTGTGCGAATGATCGCGTATTCCGCAGATTCTTTTTTCTGTATTGCACTGCACTGCAACAACTTTACGGTTCTGGAACCGGCTTCCCTAAGCCGCTCTCGGGCGTTGGCGCACCCGTCGATGAGCCCGCTGTCGTGGGGTACATGGTAATTGGCGGCCGGACACGACAAAGCTTCACGGTAAGTGCCGCCTTTTCGGCTCGCGAGCGTGATACTTATGAACACCTTGTTCCGGCTCGTGCATCCGTAGGGAGTCCTTCGATGTCATTTGTGATTGCAGCACCGGATTTGTTGACGGCAGCGGCTGCGCAGGCGGCGGGGATCGGGTCGTCGGTGCGTGCAGCCAATGTGGCGGCGGTGGCCTCGACCACCGAGGTCGTAGCCGCTGCCGGTGATGAGGTGTCGGCGGCGATAGCGGTGCTGTTTTCCGGTCACGGCGCGGCGTATCAGTCCGCGAGCGCGCAGGCGGCGGCATTTCGGTCGCAGTTCGCCCGGTTGCTGAGCAATGCCGGGGCATCGTATGAGGCGGCCGAGGCAGCCAGCACCTCGCCGTTGGGCCTGTTGGAAGATGCCGTGCTCGGTGCGATCAATGCGCCGACCAATCTGTTGCTCGGTCGTCCGCTGATCGGTGACGGCGCCAACGGTGCTGCGGGGACCGGGGCAAACGGCGGTGCCGGCGGGATCCTGTGGGGCAATGGCGGTGCCGGTGGTTCCGGTGCTCCCGGCGGTGCGGGCGGGGTTGGCGGTGCGGCAGGGCTGTTGGGGTCCGGCGGGATGGGTGGAGCTGGCGGTGTCGGCGGCGGTGCTGGTGGCGCCGGAGGGACCGGGGG harbors:
- a CDS encoding zinc-binding dehydrogenase, with product MRTVVIDGPASIRVDTRPDPTLTGPDGVIVAVRAAGICGSDLHFYEGDYPLAEPVPLGHEAVGTVVDAGPDVRSVNVGDEVLVSSVAGCGRCPGCATNDPVMCYSGLQIFGGGVLPGAQTDLLAVHAADFQVRRIPEGISTEQALLLTDNLATGWAAAQRADIPLGGTVAVIGLGAVGLCALRSAFAQGAATVFAVDRVAGRLQRAVDWGATPVASSTVETILAATGGRGADAVIDAVATDASLTDALYAVRPGGTVSVVGVHDLQPFPFPALACLIRSITVRWTTAPVQRTWPELIPLLQSGRLDVDGIFTSTLPLDEAARGYATAAARSGDDVKILLTP
- a CDS encoding flavin-containing monooxygenase; its protein translation is MRSRYAGEPFTTSTPEIAAALQDVSVPTLLLSLVHITGDPRYMRDFKQMGLFLNEVQGFMSDDDKDRARAEALAVLTDYRDRGCPEPPPLSDDVIREMMDWAACEHVPDDYLPLAREEMDLEGVDPRRPAALPRDSAADFPVLVIGCGESGILAGIRLKQANIPFTIVEKNAGPGGTWWENSYPGARVDVANHFYCYSFEPNNEWTHFFAEQPELQSYFAAVLARHDLGGTVRWRTEVLGAQWDDEAGVWNVALRGADGAVSTARARAVITAVGQLNRPRLPDFAGADTFAGPSFHSAAWDHSVDLTGKRVALVGAGASGFQIAPAIAGDVSHLTVFQRTAQWMFPNPMYHDEVGDGVRWAMRHVPYYGRWYRFLLLWPGADKGLDAARGDPNYADQDYAVSEINAAARMMFSQWITSQLPEGSELLTKVLPDYPATGKRTLQDNGSWLRTLQRDNVELVRTPIQRITPGGIVTEDGVTHDVDIIVYATGFRHTDVLWPLKITGRNGIDLHELWGSRPYAHLGITVPGFPNLFLLYGPGTHLAHGGSLIFQSELQMRYINQCLQHMAEEHITALEPTAEAAERWHQRTQAEIKQMVWSHPAVKHSYFKNADGEIHTVSPWRLNEYWAAVREPKWSDFVLRQEN
- a CDS encoding Rv1893 family protein, producing the protein MAFDPKDAVDAVRDIATNAVEKASDIVEHASDIIRGDIAGGASGIVQNSIEIGTHAVDRVKEVFTGKDDDLD
- a CDS encoding carbon-nitrogen hydrolase family protein, whose product is MRCAAIQLDAAPADVDANLATVERLVEDAVAAGAQTIALPEFFTTGIGFWPELADAAQPVDGKATELLLALARRHEVMIGGSLLIRDTDGDVRNAYLVVTSEGVAGRHDKDLPTMWENAFYIGGHDDGVIDAGGLTVGAAVCWELMRTQTVRRLRGRIDLAMTGSGWWSIPDWWPRAAFRRLEQRNASTAWQAAATFAGYVGAPILHAAHAGTVRCRMPWLPLRYAGRFEGGTMIVAADGTVLGSLTDGEGVVVADISVGRCAPRSAVPERFWLHPRGALQSAVWHYQRVHGRRYYRRHVAVS
- a CDS encoding nitronate monooxygenase, whose translation is MHTALCDELGIEFPIFAFTHCRDVVVAVSKAGGFGVLGAVGFTPEQLEIELNWIDENIGDHPYGVDIVIPNKYEGMDAHLSAEELAETLRKMVPQDHLDFGKKILADHGVPVEDSDGDSLQLLGWTEATATPQVEVALKHPKVTMIANALGTPPAEMIKHIHAEGRKVAALCGSPSQARKHADAGVDIIIAQGGEAGGHCGEVGSIVLWPQVVKEVAPVPVLAAGGIGSGQQIAAALALGAQGAWTGSQWLMVEESSNTPVQQAAYIKAGSRDTVRSRSFTGKPARMLRNDWTEAWEQPDNPKPLGMPLQYMVSGMAVRATNRYPNESVDVAFNPVGQVVGQFQKVEKTSAVIERWVQEYLEATTRLDELNAAAAI